Proteins from one Arthrobacter sp. Soc17.1.1.1 genomic window:
- a CDS encoding sugar-binding protein, whose amino-acid sequence MRKFAKSLAAIAAVSALTLTGCGREDTGTATEGGEAAASGFETGSAIGVALPQKTSENWVLAETLFNDGLTEAGYEPNVQFANGGVSEQQNQISSMITNGVKVLIVGAIDGAQLGTQLAQAKEAGITVIAYDRLLLNTEDVDYYVAYDNFKVGELQGQALLDGMKAKKPEGPYNIELFAGSPDDANAKVFFDGAMSILQPEIDNGNLVVVSGQTTFEQAVTQGWKAENAQKRADSLLSGSYGSTELDGVLSPNDTLARAVLTSVEGAGKPLPVVTGQDSEVESVKSIMEGKQYSTINKDTRALVEHSIEMVGNLQAGDEPEVNDPDSYDNGVKTVPAYLLEPQIVTKENAAEAYANDPTLSALTK is encoded by the coding sequence ATGCGTAAGTTCGCAAAATCCCTCGCAGCCATCGCTGCAGTATCAGCATTGACGCTGACCGGGTGCGGCCGCGAAGACACGGGTACCGCGACGGAGGGCGGCGAAGCTGCCGCCTCCGGTTTCGAGACCGGGTCCGCGATCGGCGTAGCCCTGCCGCAGAAGACGTCGGAGAACTGGGTTCTCGCCGAGACGCTCTTCAACGACGGCCTCACCGAGGCCGGGTACGAGCCGAACGTGCAGTTCGCCAACGGTGGCGTCTCCGAGCAGCAGAACCAGATCAGCTCCATGATCACCAACGGTGTGAAGGTCCTGATCGTCGGTGCCATCGACGGCGCCCAGCTCGGCACGCAGCTCGCGCAGGCGAAGGAAGCCGGCATCACCGTCATCGCCTACGACCGTCTGCTCCTCAACACCGAGGACGTCGACTACTACGTGGCGTACGACAACTTCAAGGTCGGCGAGCTGCAGGGCCAGGCCCTGCTCGACGGCATGAAGGCCAAGAAGCCCGAGGGCCCGTACAACATCGAGCTGTTCGCCGGTTCGCCCGACGACGCCAACGCGAAGGTGTTCTTCGACGGGGCCATGAGCATCCTGCAGCCCGAGATCGACAACGGCAACCTCGTGGTCGTCTCCGGGCAGACTACCTTCGAGCAGGCCGTGACCCAGGGGTGGAAGGCGGAGAACGCGCAGAAGCGTGCGGATTCCCTGCTCTCCGGCAGCTACGGTTCCACCGAGCTCGACGGCGTCCTCTCCCCCAACGACACGCTCGCCCGCGCCGTCCTGACGTCCGTCGAGGGTGCAGGCAAGCCGCTGCCCGTCGTCACCGGTCAGGACTCCGAGGTCGAGTCCGTGAAGTCCATCATGGAGGGCAAGCAGTACTCCACCATCAACAAGGACACCCGCGCCCTCGTGGAGCACTCCATCGAGATGGTCGGTAACCTGCAGGCCGGCGACGAGCCCGAGGTCAACGATCCCGACTCGTACGACAACGGCGTGAAGACCGTTCCCGCCTACCTCCTCGAGCCGCAGATCGTGACGAAGGAGAACGCCGCCGAGGCGTACGCCAACGACCCCACGCTGTCCGCGCTCACCAAGTAA
- a CDS encoding Gfo/Idh/MocA family protein, with the protein MTPQNRMIVPPCAEAGAPSPVVATGRPLKWGVIATGGIAAKVTQDIALLEDAVLHAVSSRSADSAAAFAERFGFATSYGNEGGTAGYQRLVDDPEVDVVYITTPHGQHYEVARAALTGGKHVLCEKPFTINATEAEELAAIAADRGLFLMEAVWTRFLPSVNRAWEIIHSGELGDIRWVQADLGFAAPDDPSSRLWDPKAGGGALMDLTVYPLTWALGSLGFPDSVSAVGTLNDDGVDLQAAVTLGYASGAYAQLSSSFIASCPGQATVCGSKGWLKTGGGHLHNPKELTIQAGPGEARVEEFEQVGAGYTYELREVTRCIQEGLTESPTMPVGDTVRTMRLLDGVRAQIGLRYENDAA; encoded by the coding sequence ATGACTCCACAGAACCGCATGATCGTTCCCCCCTGCGCGGAAGCGGGGGCTCCCAGTCCCGTCGTCGCCACCGGCCGCCCCCTGAAGTGGGGTGTGATCGCCACGGGCGGCATCGCCGCCAAGGTCACCCAGGACATCGCCCTGCTCGAGGACGCGGTGCTCCACGCGGTGAGCTCGCGCAGCGCGGACAGCGCAGCCGCGTTCGCCGAGCGGTTCGGCTTCGCCACGAGTTACGGGAACGAGGGCGGCACAGCGGGCTACCAGCGCCTCGTGGACGACCCCGAGGTCGACGTCGTCTACATCACCACCCCGCACGGCCAGCACTACGAGGTCGCCAGGGCGGCCCTGACGGGCGGGAAGCACGTCCTGTGCGAGAAGCCGTTCACCATCAACGCCACCGAGGCCGAGGAGCTTGCTGCGATCGCGGCCGACCGCGGACTGTTCCTCATGGAGGCCGTCTGGACGCGGTTCCTCCCCAGCGTCAACCGCGCGTGGGAGATCATCCACTCCGGGGAGCTCGGCGACATCCGCTGGGTGCAGGCGGATCTCGGCTTCGCCGCACCCGATGATCCGAGCAGCCGCCTGTGGGACCCGAAGGCTGGCGGCGGAGCCCTGATGGACCTGACGGTCTACCCGCTCACGTGGGCACTGGGGTCACTCGGCTTCCCCGACTCGGTGTCCGCGGTCGGCACCCTGAACGACGACGGCGTCGACCTGCAGGCAGCCGTGACCCTCGGCTACGCGAGCGGGGCCTACGCCCAGCTGTCGTCGTCGTTCATCGCCTCGTGCCCGGGACAGGCGACGGTCTGCGGATCGAAGGGCTGGCTGAAGACCGGCGGCGGGCACCTCCACAACCCGAAGGAACTGACCATCCAGGCCGGTCCGGGCGAGGCGCGGGTGGAGGAGTTCGAGCAGGTGGGCGCGGGGTACACCTACGAGCTCCGCGAGGTGACGCGCTGCATCCAGGAAGGCCTCACCGAGAGCCCGACGATGCCGGTCGGCGACACCGTGAGGACCATGCGCCTGCTCGACGGCGTGCGGGCGCAGATCGGTCTGCGGTACGAGAACGACGCCGCCTGA
- the mmsB gene encoding multiple monosaccharide ABC transporter permease, with protein sequence MKALKQILGGNTRQFGMIFALVALVVFFQWQTGGKTLTPGNMMNLFNGNSYILILAIGMVLVIIAGHIDLSVGSIAAFVGIVVAIAMRDWGIPWYMGVLLGLVLGAVIGLWQGFWVAYVGIPAFIVTLAGMLLFRGANQAVGDSNTVPVPEGFRYLGAGYLPEVGPTTGYNNLTVLLGLALVAFVIYREIRSRRKLEKIGAEIPPTWVPVVKVGLLCAVILYATYLFATGRPGTSFPVPGLILGVLVIIYAFVSNKTILGRHVYAVGGNRHAAELSGVQSKRVNFMVMMNMSVLAALAGMIFVGRSTASGPSDGVGWELDAIAAVFIGGAAVSGGVGTVVGSIIGGLVMAVLNNGLQLLGIGADLTQIIKGLVLLVAVAFDVYNKSQGKPSIIGLLTRNFGGGGGGRKPDAPVREAAPTEQAIGTKEVISHDA encoded by the coding sequence ATGAAAGCACTCAAACAAATCCTCGGCGGGAACACCCGCCAGTTCGGGATGATCTTCGCCCTGGTCGCACTCGTCGTGTTCTTTCAGTGGCAGACCGGTGGGAAGACCCTCACGCCCGGCAACATGATGAACCTGTTCAACGGCAACTCCTACATCCTGATCCTCGCGATCGGGATGGTGCTCGTGATCATCGCGGGCCACATCGACCTCTCGGTCGGCTCCATCGCAGCATTCGTCGGCATCGTCGTCGCGATCGCCATGCGCGACTGGGGCATCCCCTGGTACATGGGTGTCCTCCTCGGCCTGGTCCTCGGCGCCGTCATCGGACTGTGGCAGGGGTTCTGGGTGGCGTACGTCGGCATACCGGCGTTCATCGTCACGCTGGCCGGCATGCTCCTGTTCCGCGGCGCCAACCAGGCGGTCGGCGACTCGAACACGGTCCCCGTGCCCGAAGGCTTCCGCTACCTCGGCGCGGGCTACCTCCCCGAGGTGGGCCCCACCACCGGGTACAACAACCTGACCGTCCTGCTGGGACTCGCCCTGGTGGCCTTCGTCATCTACCGCGAGATCCGCAGCCGTCGCAAGCTCGAGAAGATCGGCGCCGAGATCCCCCCGACCTGGGTGCCCGTGGTCAAGGTGGGCCTGCTCTGCGCGGTCATCCTCTACGCGACCTACCTGTTCGCGACCGGCCGCCCCGGCACCTCGTTCCCGGTCCCGGGCCTGATCCTCGGCGTCCTCGTCATCATCTACGCCTTCGTCTCCAACAAGACGATCCTCGGCCGGCACGTGTACGCCGTCGGCGGTAACCGCCACGCGGCGGAACTCTCCGGCGTCCAGAGCAAGCGCGTGAACTTCATGGTCATGATGAACATGTCGGTCCTCGCCGCCCTCGCCGGCATGATCTTCGTCGGTCGCTCCACCGCCTCCGGTCCATCCGACGGCGTCGGCTGGGAACTCGACGCGATCGCCGCCGTCTTCATCGGCGGCGCGGCGGTCAGCGGCGGTGTCGGTACCGTCGTCGGGTCCATCATCGGCGGCCTCGTCATGGCAGTGCTCAACAACGGACTCCAGCTGCTCGGCATCGGCGCGGACCTGACCCAGATCATCAAGGGCCTCGTCCTGCTCGTCGCCGTCGCCTTCGACGTCTACAACAAGAGCCAGGGCAAGCCGTCCATCATCGGCCTGCTCACCAGGAACTTCGGCGGGGGTGGCGGCGGCAGGAAGCCCGACGCCCCCGTTCGCGAGGCCGCTCCGACGGAGCAGGCCATCGGGACGAAGGAAGTAATCTCCCACGACGCCTAG
- the mmsA gene encoding multiple monosaccharide ABC transporter ATP-binding protein translates to MNNHTILEMRSITKEFPGVKALSDVSLQVQAGEIHAICGENGAGKSTLMKVLSGLYPYGDYSGDIVFQGEVVEFRDIRASEAAGIVIIHQELALIPELSIAENIFLGNEPTRFGVIDWDYVNRTTLDLMARVGLTEDPTTKIKDIGVGKQQLVEIAKALNKSVKLLILDEPTAALNESDSQHLLDLMAGLRSKGISCIMISHKLNEIEQIADSITIIRDGRSIETLHVKNDGVDEDRIIRGMVGRSLESRFPDHTPSIGETFFEVRNWTVGHPTVPDRLVCKNSSFKVRRGEIVGFAGLMGAGRTELARSVFGRSYGNFKSGQILINGKEVTLRSVPQAIDAGLAYVTEDRKSLGLNLLDDIKATTVSADLKKITRGLVVDKDEEFRVAEEYRKSLRTKAPSVNDGVATLSGGNQQKVVLSKWMFTDPELLILDEPTRGIDVGAKYEIYGIIQRLADQGKGVIVISSELPELLGLSDRIYTIFEGAITGELTRTEANQESLMKLMTASRKTA, encoded by the coding sequence ATGAACAACCACACCATCCTTGAGATGCGCTCCATCACCAAGGAATTCCCGGGAGTCAAAGCCCTCTCCGACGTATCCCTCCAGGTTCAGGCCGGCGAGATCCACGCCATCTGCGGCGAGAACGGGGCCGGCAAGTCCACCCTGATGAAGGTCCTCTCGGGCCTCTACCCCTACGGCGACTACTCCGGCGACATCGTGTTCCAGGGCGAGGTCGTCGAGTTCAGGGACATCCGTGCCAGCGAGGCCGCGGGGATCGTGATCATCCACCAGGAACTCGCACTCATCCCCGAGCTCTCGATCGCCGAGAACATCTTCCTCGGCAACGAGCCCACCCGGTTCGGCGTCATCGACTGGGACTACGTCAACCGGACCACCCTCGATCTCATGGCCCGCGTGGGCCTCACCGAGGACCCGACGACGAAGATCAAGGACATCGGCGTCGGCAAGCAGCAGCTGGTCGAGATCGCGAAGGCGCTCAACAAGTCCGTGAAGCTCCTCATCCTCGACGAGCCGACCGCGGCGCTCAACGAGTCCGACTCGCAGCACCTCCTCGACCTGATGGCGGGCCTGCGCAGCAAGGGCATCTCGTGCATCATGATCTCCCACAAGCTCAACGAGATCGAGCAGATCGCCGATTCCATCACCATCATCCGCGACGGCCGGTCCATCGAGACGCTGCACGTCAAGAACGACGGCGTGGACGAGGACCGCATCATCCGCGGCATGGTGGGACGCTCCCTCGAGTCGCGCTTCCCCGACCACACGCCGTCCATCGGCGAGACCTTCTTCGAGGTCCGAAACTGGACGGTCGGGCACCCCACGGTCCCCGACCGCCTGGTCTGCAAGAACTCCAGCTTCAAGGTCCGCCGCGGCGAGATCGTCGGCTTCGCCGGCCTGATGGGTGCGGGCCGCACGGAGCTCGCCCGCTCCGTCTTCGGGCGCTCGTACGGCAACTTCAAGTCCGGTCAGATCCTCATCAACGGCAAGGAGGTCACGCTGCGCTCGGTGCCCCAGGCCATCGACGCCGGCCTCGCCTACGTGACGGAGGACCGGAAGTCGCTCGGGCTCAACCTCCTCGACGACATCAAGGCCACCACGGTGTCCGCCGACCTGAAGAAGATCACGCGCGGCCTCGTGGTGGACAAGGACGAGGAGTTCCGGGTCGCCGAGGAGTACCGGAAGTCGCTGCGGACCAAGGCGCCGAGCGTCAACGACGGCGTCGCCACGCTCTCCGGCGGCAACCAGCAGAAGGTGGTGCTCTCCAAGTGGATGTTCACCGATCCCGAGCTGCTCATCCTCGACGAGCCGACCCGCGGGATCGACGTGGGCGCCAAGTACGAGATCTACGGCATCATCCAGAGGCTTGCGGATCAGGGGAAGGGCGTTATCGTCATCTCCTCGGAACTGCCTGAACTGCTCGGCCTCTCCGACCGGATCTACACGATCTTCGAAGGTGCCATCACCGGAGAACTGACCCGCACCGAGGCGAATCAGGAATCGCTGATGAAACTCATGACCGCCAGCAGGAAAACTGCCTGA